One bacterium DNA window includes the following coding sequences:
- the panD gene encoding aspartate 1-decarboxylase produces MRLVQLLKSKIHHAHITYANADYVGSLEVDSDLLDCVGLLPGEHVHVWNIENGERFETYVIPGEPGSGVIGLNGAAAIKGKSGDRLIIAAFTLTDEPITPKMALVDQNNHFVRYLEAWDRELKEV; encoded by the coding sequence ATGCGCTTGGTTCAGTTGTTGAAAAGTAAAATACATCATGCCCATATAACTTATGCGAATGCCGATTATGTAGGCAGTCTTGAGGTCGACAGTGATTTGTTGGATTGTGTCGGCCTATTGCCCGGTGAGCATGTTCATGTCTGGAATATCGAAAACGGAGAGCGTTTCGAGACCTATGTTATCCCTGGCGAACCCGGCAGTGGTGTGATCGGGCTAAACGGCGCAGCCGCCATCAAAGGTAAATCCGGCGACCGCCTTATTATCGCCGCCTTCACCCTAACCGACGAACCCATCACCCCCAAGATGGCCCTAGTCGACCAAAACAACCACTTCGTCCGATACCTAGAAGCTTGGGACCGCGAGTTAAAAGAAGTTTAG